One part of the Halobacteria archaeon AArc-dxtr1 genome encodes these proteins:
- a CDS encoding PQQ-like beta-propeller repeat protein, which produces MRRRTYIALTGALTAGLAGCLGSDSDDEPGTNDDSETGDEPETDDGGPGTDEPESEDEESEDEESEADDDSDEGEAEAIGSDWPRPAYDAGRTRYNPDEAWIGDLEPVWTHSFEYASSHFVRDGVVYVNRDRNGIVAIDADGEIRWVQDLHVIGDITVVDGEIVARNDNERLFRFDADTGDRLDAADPEFEGSIVYLGPEGIYTVADGESIGEYVLRKYDVQSTETEWERTLELSTWNSDILFSGDTLVLSNRFETYGVDDATGDVLWESEYGSQSDRHFAARGGRIVLYNDPDDTLCVLDADGELEWVTEEMDRIRGSIAIDDDAIYYGEGDIMYAVDVTSGETLWDYIGTEDIQQTIVTSDTVYTVENDQTSGGTLLALDKANGDRRFEDADADCAGIVAANDAVYIRTRPSITSRGVAALHPVAEEDDV; this is translated from the coding sequence GTGAGACGACGAACGTACATCGCGCTAACTGGCGCACTGACTGCGGGTCTCGCGGGCTGTCTGGGTAGCGATTCGGACGACGAACCGGGAACGAATGACGACTCGGAAACCGGCGACGAACCGGAGACGGACGACGGCGGCCCGGGAACGGACGAGCCAGAATCGGAGGACGAGGAATCAGAGGACGAGGAGTCGGAGGCAGACGACGACTCCGACGAGGGAGAAGCTGAAGCGATCGGCAGCGATTGGCCCCGTCCAGCGTACGATGCCGGACGCACGCGGTACAACCCCGATGAAGCATGGATCGGCGATCTCGAACCAGTCTGGACCCACTCGTTCGAATACGCCAGCAGCCACTTCGTCCGAGACGGCGTCGTCTACGTGAACCGAGACCGCAACGGTATCGTGGCGATCGACGCCGACGGCGAGATCCGGTGGGTACAGGACCTCCACGTGATCGGCGACATCACAGTTGTCGACGGCGAGATCGTCGCTCGAAACGACAACGAGCGGCTCTTTCGCTTCGACGCCGACACGGGCGACCGACTCGACGCGGCCGATCCGGAGTTCGAGGGGAGCATCGTCTACCTCGGCCCCGAGGGGATCTACACCGTCGCCGACGGCGAATCGATTGGAGAATACGTGCTCAGAAAGTACGACGTTCAATCGACCGAAACCGAGTGGGAGCGCACGCTCGAACTCAGCACATGGAACAGCGACATCCTGTTCAGCGGCGATACGCTCGTCCTCTCGAACCGGTTCGAGACGTACGGCGTGGACGACGCGACCGGAGACGTCCTGTGGGAGTCGGAGTACGGCTCCCAAAGCGACAGGCACTTCGCCGCCCGTGGCGGCCGCATCGTCTTGTACAACGACCCCGACGACACCCTGTGCGTACTCGACGCAGACGGCGAACTCGAGTGGGTGACCGAGGAGATGGATCGAATCCGTGGATCGATCGCCATCGACGACGACGCCATCTACTACGGGGAAGGCGACATCATGTACGCGGTCGACGTCACTTCCGGCGAAACGCTGTGGGACTATATCGGGACCGAGGACATTCAACAGACCATCGTCACGTCGGATACGGTCTATACCGTCGAGAACGATCAGACCTCGGGCGGAACGCTGCTGGCTCTCGACAAGGCAAACGGCGACCGGCGATTCGAGGACGCCGACGCGGACTGTGCCGGAATCGTCGCGGCGAACGACGCCGTCTACATCCGAACGAGACCGTCGATTACCAGTCGCGGCGTCGCGGCGCTGCATCCGGTCGCCGAGGAAGACGACGTGTAG
- a CDS encoding 50S ribosomal protein L37e codes for MTGAGTPSQGKKNKTTHVKCRRCGEKSYHSRKGVCSSCGFGKSAKRRGYEWQSKTGDN; via the coding sequence ATGACTGGCGCAGGAACCCCGAGCCAAGGAAAGAAGAACAAGACGACCCACGTCAAGTGTCGACGCTGTGGCGAAAAATCCTACCACTCCAGAAAGGGCGTCTGCTCCTCGTGTGGCTTTGGCAAGTCCGCCAAGCGCCGCGGCTACGAGTGGCAGTCGAAAACCGGCGACAACTAA